The Parashewanella tropica genome window below encodes:
- a CDS encoding M48 family metallopeptidase, whose amino-acid sequence MLQVRGKYQLAESAQFRDAIAKMNDQGFVRIIDAETLALITDANTDAYRYSDVIPSLPTELLFHSGCRFIPDLAEWTWPTQHSKSKLLAWLETRWTVVLASLIIIPAFMWVMTTKILPAAADAAVPLLPEVVAKKTGQQTLTVMDRTLLKPSQLTIEEQNKVDQLWQQVLKTTNDPLVNTELQFRDSAIGANAMALPDGTVIVTDDIVKLMEKHPDALQAVLLHEIGHVHHQHGMKQLARSTAITMLFALMLGDIEGAGEMVIGAGASLLQSSFSRDMETQADEYAYLMLPKLGKSKQAFAKALTLLAEAHGEELSKGKVHHWLEYLQSHPDIEKRISNSSN is encoded by the coding sequence ATGTTGCAGGTTAGAGGAAAATATCAGCTAGCTGAAAGCGCGCAATTCCGCGATGCGATTGCCAAAATGAATGATCAAGGTTTTGTGCGCATTATCGATGCTGAAACCTTAGCCTTGATAACAGATGCGAATACGGATGCATACCGCTACAGCGATGTGATCCCCAGTTTGCCAACTGAATTACTTTTTCATAGCGGCTGTCGGTTCATTCCCGACTTAGCCGAATGGACTTGGCCAACACAACACTCAAAAAGCAAGCTACTTGCTTGGCTAGAAACACGTTGGACTGTCGTTCTTGCTTCTCTCATTATCATCCCAGCCTTTATGTGGGTGATGACGACTAAAATCCTCCCTGCGGCTGCCGATGCCGCCGTTCCGCTTCTGCCAGAGGTTGTTGCTAAGAAAACCGGCCAGCAAACACTAACCGTCATGGATAGGACGCTGCTTAAACCTAGCCAATTAACGATTGAAGAGCAAAACAAGGTTGATCAGTTGTGGCAACAAGTACTAAAGACCACGAACGATCCTCTCGTGAATACTGAGCTGCAATTTAGAGATTCAGCCATCGGCGCGAATGCTATGGCGCTACCAGATGGCACAGTGATCGTCACTGATGACATTGTAAAGTTAATGGAAAAACATCCAGATGCATTACAAGCCGTATTACTACATGAAATTGGTCATGTTCATCATCAGCATGGGATGAAGCAATTGGCACGCTCGACAGCCATTACTATGCTATTTGCACTGATGTTAGGCGATATCGAGGGCGCGGGTGAAATGGTGATTGGTGCTGGAGCCAGTTTACTGCAATCGTCTTTTTCCCGCGATATGGAAACACAGGCCGATGAGTATGCATATTTGATGCTACCGAAATTAGGCAAATCTAAACAGGCTTTTGCAAAGGCACTGACGTTATTAGCAGAAGCTCACGGAGAGGAGTTATCTAAA
- a CDS encoding YjgN family protein, producing the protein MSTLDSTTPNTRIAQAKFTGQSGEFFKIWIVNLLLSILTLGIYSAWAKVHTNQYLHGHTKLEDHGFRYLATPLQILKGRLLAVSVFIVITILSSLTPMLALGMSLLILIATPWLIMQSIRFNMRMTSYRNIRFSFKGNYWEIVLNFLLLPMLALFFTLGIALPWVHQRIDKYIFDNLSVGGQPFKLNTDVGQYYVAALVAIAIMMAGIITIVIFAVGYGVVIAQAGDGAGEQLTNTLMGLIVLLYAGLLLLNFVAIAVSRGIVLKHIIGSLKIENVATFKTDMSLSGYIKLQLLNSLMLILSLGLAYPVTKIRTRRFVAQHIQVQLTEQADTLVNDVQGKDPAFGEEAAGFFDADLSFT; encoded by the coding sequence ATGAGCACGTTGGATAGTACTACACCCAATACCCGTATCGCACAAGCCAAATTTACTGGACAATCCGGTGAGTTTTTCAAAATTTGGATAGTTAATCTGTTACTCAGTATATTAACCTTAGGGATCTACAGCGCTTGGGCCAAAGTACATACCAATCAATATTTACATGGCCACACTAAATTAGAAGACCATGGTTTTCGTTATCTTGCCACTCCGCTGCAAATTCTAAAAGGTCGCCTATTAGCGGTATCTGTGTTTATTGTAATTACCATCTTATCTTCACTAACTCCCATGCTCGCGTTAGGGATGAGTTTGTTGATATTAATTGCAACGCCTTGGCTTATCATGCAAAGCATTAGATTTAACATGCGCATGACTTCTTATCGCAATATTCGGTTTTCTTTTAAGGGGAACTACTGGGAAATCGTTCTGAATTTTTTGTTACTTCCTATGCTGGCTTTATTCTTTACTCTTGGCATCGCCTTACCTTGGGTTCATCAGCGAATTGATAAATACATTTTCGACAATCTCAGTGTCGGCGGTCAGCCCTTTAAACTGAATACTGATGTTGGACAATATTATGTTGCCGCTCTTGTCGCTATTGCGATTATGATGGCCGGGATAATTACGATAGTCATTTTTGCAGTAGGCTATGGCGTGGTCATTGCGCAAGCAGGAGATGGAGCTGGTGAACAATTAACTAACACCTTAATGGGGTTAATCGTTTTGCTTTATGCAGGGCTTTTACTTCTCAACTTTGTCGCTATCGCCGTTTCTCGTGGTATCGTCCTTAAACACATCATCGGCTCATTAAAGATAGAAAACGTTGCTACGTTCAAAACTGATATGTCATTAAGTGGCTATATAAAATTGCAGCTCCTTAACTCGCTCATGCTAATTTTGTCACTTGGGCTTGCTTACCCAGTAACCAAGATCCGTACTCGACGTTTTGTCGCACAACACATCCAAGTCCAACTCACTGAACAAGCAGACACCTTAGTCAACGATGTTCAAGGGAAAGATCCTGCCTTTGGTGAAGAAGCGGCAGGCTTCTTTGATGCCGACTTATCATTTACTTAA
- a CDS encoding TetR/AcrR family transcriptional regulator — MKTRSELKRQAILTSAKQLFLNEGVANTSMDKVAQAAQVSKRTVYNHFESKEVLVIALLSDLWQRALGVEILDQITELDIQQQLQHLLLAEIQILGEAEYLELSKVAFGHYLFNTEKLQEQAAKFQLNETALFKWLEHQQQQQTLSIENVEQAAEQLHSLVKGQCFWPQLIGIKPNLNHTEMLQLSRDTTALFLSRYLKIDTSIPVVK; from the coding sequence ATGAAAACTCGTAGCGAGCTCAAACGCCAAGCCATCTTAACTTCAGCCAAGCAGCTGTTCTTAAATGAAGGCGTAGCGAATACCAGCATGGATAAAGTCGCACAGGCGGCACAAGTGTCTAAACGCACCGTATATAATCATTTTGAATCAAAAGAAGTCTTGGTCATCGCCCTATTATCTGATTTATGGCAGCGTGCTCTTGGGGTTGAGATCTTGGATCAGATAACTGAACTCGATATCCAACAGCAACTTCAACACCTGCTTTTAGCAGAAATTCAAATTTTAGGGGAAGCAGAATATCTAGAGCTCTCGAAAGTGGCTTTTGGACACTACCTTTTTAATACTGAAAAGCTGCAGGAGCAAGCCGCGAAATTTCAGCTAAATGAAACGGCATTGTTTAAATGGTTAGAGCATCAACAACAGCAACAAACACTTTCAATCGAAAATGTTGAACAAGCCGCGGAGCAATTACATAGCTTAGTTAAAGGTCAATGTTTCTGGCCACAATTGATAGGGATTAAACCAAATTTGAATCACACTGAAATGCTACAGTTATCAAGGGACACCACAGCTCTCTTTTTAAGTCGATATCTAAAAATAGATACAAGCATACCTGTAGTTAAATAA
- a CDS encoding MBL fold metallo-hydrolase, with protein sequence MKIKMIAVLIVSVGVVMLNACINKHNQSAEVKTKFQNSEWLDGFSFTNMMAILKDYMTVSRKAAVPKEAIPVTEIDADALNEETQDVVYKLGHSSLLFKLSGSLVMADPVFSERASPIQWMGPKRFHQPPLSVEVLPNIDVVVISHDHYDHLDKGALADLTSKTQWFLVPLKVGKHLEEVGVSKNKIIELAWWQSHTINGIEYTLTPTQHFSGRGLFDKDTTLWGSWVINTGEQNLYFSGDSGYFSGFKEIGEKYGPFDLTFIETGAYNKRWSKVHMFPEQSVQAHLDLKGKVMMPIHNSTFDLALHDWHEPLDRVLKESNNKEISLITPIVGQRVELSDLLKSENQQRWWK encoded by the coding sequence ATGAAAATCAAAATGATTGCGGTCTTAATTGTGAGCGTGGGGGTAGTGATGTTGAATGCATGTATTAATAAACATAATCAGTCTGCTGAGGTGAAAACCAAGTTTCAAAATTCAGAATGGCTCGATGGGTTCAGTTTTACTAATATGATGGCGATCCTAAAGGATTATATGACCGTTTCGCGTAAAGCCGCGGTACCAAAGGAAGCGATCCCAGTAACTGAGATTGATGCCGATGCATTGAATGAAGAAACCCAAGATGTGGTGTATAAACTTGGTCATTCCAGCTTATTGTTTAAATTATCAGGATCATTAGTTATGGCTGATCCTGTATTTAGCGAACGTGCCTCTCCTATACAATGGATGGGACCAAAGCGCTTTCATCAGCCACCGCTCAGCGTTGAAGTTTTACCTAACATTGATGTAGTGGTGATCAGTCACGATCATTATGATCATCTTGATAAAGGCGCGTTAGCTGATCTTACTAGTAAAACCCAGTGGTTTTTAGTGCCGCTAAAAGTAGGAAAGCATCTGGAAGAGGTTGGTGTAAGTAAAAATAAGATCATTGAATTGGCCTGGTGGCAGTCACATACCATCAATGGCATTGAATACACGTTAACGCCAACACAGCATTTCTCAGGCAGAGGGCTATTTGATAAAGACACCACATTATGGGGCAGTTGGGTCATAAACACAGGTGAACAAAATCTATACTTCAGCGGTGACTCTGGATATTTCAGCGGCTTTAAAGAAATTGGCGAAAAATACGGTCCCTTTGATCTGACGTTTATTGAGACGGGAGCTTATAACAAGCGTTGGAGTAAGGTGCATATGTTTCCTGAGCAAAGTGTGCAAGCGCATTTGGATTTAAAAGGCAAAGTAATGATGCCGATCCATAACAGTACCTTTGATTTAGCCTTGCACGACTGGCATGAGCCTTTGGATAGAGTTTTGAAAGAAAGTAATAATAAAGAAATTAGTTTGATCACGCCAATTGTAGGGCAGCGAGTGGAGTTGTCTGATTTATTGAAAAGCGAAAATCAGCAACGCTGGTGGAAGTAA
- a CDS encoding M28 family metallopeptidase, which yields MKKSFCLALLSGAILLSACSDKPNPEITLAPISADVHYLASNEMKGRASFTEYADKAATYIAERFEEVGLKPYNGSYLQKFSIYLRRPLSTDIQLNGQAIDLKQVAFVSGRDVLKWQDPNKLTISVVGAEDNLRSAFTKANQEGGNQLILINPTHKKLFKRYKSYFEYPKAKMSKEDNGSLFAILTDATEVNSININATSELEQKPLSNVVGVLPASKSSDETILYSAHYDHLPPKFKGDKETIFNGADDNASGVSGIISLAQHFAALGNNKRNLMFVAFGAEEIGGFGSKYFSTHTDPDQIVAMINLEMIGKPSKFGAGKLWMTGYERSDLAQIMNQALKPLNTEIHPDPYPKQNLFYRSDNATLARLGVPAHSFSSTQIDKDEHYHQSTDDVSTLDLQSLTQVVKTVAAASQPLVSGEATPTRIDKKKVKQGGKIF from the coding sequence ATGAAAAAGTCATTCTGTTTAGCGCTACTCAGTGGCGCTATTCTACTGAGCGCCTGTAGCGATAAACCCAACCCTGAAATCACCCTTGCTCCAATTTCTGCTGATGTTCATTACTTAGCGAGTAATGAAATGAAAGGTCGAGCCAGCTTTACTGAATATGCTGATAAAGCGGCCACTTACATTGCCGAGCGCTTTGAAGAAGTTGGCCTGAAACCCTACAACGGCAGCTACCTACAAAAGTTTTCGATATATTTAAGAAGACCGTTATCAACTGACATACAACTGAACGGACAAGCTATAGACCTAAAACAAGTGGCATTTGTAAGTGGTCGCGATGTACTTAAGTGGCAAGATCCGAATAAACTTACTATTTCAGTCGTGGGAGCTGAGGATAATCTTCGTTCCGCGTTCACTAAAGCTAACCAAGAGGGTGGTAATCAATTAATACTGATTAACCCTACTCATAAAAAGCTATTCAAACGCTACAAATCCTACTTCGAATACCCTAAAGCAAAAATGAGTAAAGAAGATAACGGTTCATTGTTTGCGATTCTGACTGATGCCACCGAAGTAAATTCGATCAATATTAACGCCACCAGCGAACTAGAACAAAAACCATTATCCAATGTTGTCGGGGTATTACCCGCTAGCAAATCATCGGATGAAACCATCCTTTACTCCGCACATTACGATCACTTACCGCCTAAATTTAAAGGCGATAAAGAAACCATTTTTAATGGCGCAGACGATAACGCTTCTGGCGTATCAGGGATCATCAGCTTAGCCCAGCACTTTGCCGCTTTAGGAAACAACAAACGTAATTTGATGTTTGTGGCCTTTGGTGCAGAAGAAATCGGTGGCTTTGGTTCAAAGTATTTTTCTACTCATACCGATCCCGACCAAATTGTTGCCATGATCAATTTAGAGATGATTGGTAAGCCTTCAAAGTTTGGTGCAGGTAAATTATGGATGACTGGCTATGAACGCTCAGATCTAGCTCAAATCATGAATCAAGCCCTTAAGCCACTGAATACGGAAATTCATCCCGACCCATACCCTAAACAAAACCTCTTCTATCGCTCAGACAATGCCACTTTGGCTCGTTTAGGCGTTCCGGCTCATAGCTTCAGTAGTACACAAATTGATAAAGATGAACATTATCATCAATCTACTGATGATGTTTCTACTTTGGATTTACAATCATTGACTCAAGTGGTCAAAACGGTCGCAGCGGCCAGTCAGCCACTGGTTTCTGGTGAGGCGACACCAACTCGAATTGATAAGAAGAAGGTAAAACAAGGCGGGAAGATTTTCTAG
- the secE gene encoding preprotein translocase subunit SecE, whose translation MTTNTENQGNALDLVKWGIAVILIAAAVIGNQMYSEASVLVRAIGVVVAFAIAGAFALQTVKGKEALEFAKEANIEVRKVVWPTRQEALNTTFIVLIATGILAVVLWLLDMGLMKIVNLITGV comes from the coding sequence ATGACAACGAATACTGAAAACCAGGGAAATGCTCTGGACCTTGTTAAATGGGGCATAGCGGTTATCCTGATTGCTGCTGCCGTAATTGGTAACCAAATGTACAGTGAAGCCAGTGTTTTGGTTCGTGCAATTGGCGTAGTAGTTGCTTTTGCTATTGCGGGTGCCTTTGCTCTGCAAACAGTAAAAGGTAAGGAAGCTTTAGAATTTGCCAAAGAGGCGAATATTGAAGTGCGTAAAGTGGTATGGCCAACGCGTCAAGAAGCTCTTAACACGACGTTTATCGTTCTGATCGCTACCGGTATTCTTGCAGTAGTACTATGGTTGTTGGACATGGGTTTAATGAAAATTGTCAATTTGATCACTGGCGTATAG
- the nusG gene encoding transcription termination/antitermination protein NusG codes for MTEATEAKKRWYVVQAFSGYEGRVCKSLIEHIKMHNMEDYFGEVLVPTEEVVEMRAGQRRKSERKFFPGYVLVQMEMNDESWHLVKSIPRVMGFIGGTSDRPAPITDREADKILARLAETTESPTHRVMFEPGEVVRVTDGPFADFNGTVEEVDYEKSRLKVSVMIFGRSTPVELDFSQVEKN; via the coding sequence ATGACAGAAGCGACTGAAGCTAAAAAAAGATGGTATGTAGTTCAAGCATTCTCTGGCTATGAAGGCCGAGTGTGTAAGTCTCTTATTGAGCACATCAAAATGCACAATATGGAAGACTACTTCGGTGAAGTATTAGTTCCAACCGAAGAAGTGGTTGAAATGCGTGCTGGTCAACGCCGTAAAAGCGAGCGTAAGTTCTTCCCTGGCTATGTTCTAGTCCAAATGGAAATGAACGATGAAAGCTGGCACTTAGTGAAAAGCATTCCACGCGTAATGGGCTTCATTGGTGGTACTTCTGATCGCCCAGCGCCAATTACTGACCGTGAAGCGGATAAGATTTTAGCGCGTCTGGCTGAAACTACTGAGTCTCCAACTCATCGCGTGATGTTTGAGCCTGGTGAAGTGGTTCGCGTTACTGACGGTCCATTTGCTGACTTTAACGGCACGGTTGAAGAAGTGGATTACGAGAAGAGCCGCCTGAAAGTATCGGTAATGATCTTTGGTCGTTCTACTCCGGTTGAATTGGATTTCAGCCAAGTCGAGAAAAACTAA
- the rplK gene encoding 50S ribosomal protein L11, with product MAKKIDGYIKLQVKSGSANPSPPVGPALGQKGVNIMEFCKAFNARTEKMEKGMPIPVVITVYNDRSFTFETKTPPASFLLKKAAKIKSGSGRPNTEKVGTITRAQLAEIVEIKAADMTGADEDAKIRSIEGTARSMGLVVEG from the coding sequence ATGGCTAAGAAAATTGATGGCTACATCAAGCTACAAGTAAAGTCTGGCTCTGCCAACCCATCGCCACCAGTTGGTCCTGCTCTAGGTCAAAAAGGTGTGAACATCATGGAATTCTGTAAAGCGTTCAACGCACGTACAGAAAAGATGGAAAAGGGCATGCCAATCCCAGTTGTTATTACTGTATATAACGACCGTTCTTTCACTTTCGAAACTAAGACTCCACCTGCGTCTTTCTTACTTAAGAAAGCAGCTAAGATCAAATCTGGCTCAGGTCGTCCTAACACTGAAAAAGTGGGAACCATCACTCGCGCTCAACTAGCTGAAATCGTTGAGATCAAAGCGGCTGATATGACTGGTGCTGACGAAGATGCGAAAATCCGCTCTATCGAAGGTACTGCACGTTCAATGGGTTTGGTAGTAGAGGGTTAA
- the rplA gene encoding 50S ribosomal protein L1: MAKLTKRMRVIREKVDSTQNYEINEAVALLKELATVKFVESVDVAVNLGIDARKSDQNVRGATVLPHGTGREVRVAVFTQGANAEAAKEAGAELVGMDDLAAQVKAGEMNFDVVVASPDAMRVVGQLGQILGPRGLMPNPKTGTVTPNVAEAVKNAKAGQIRYRNDKNGIIHTTIGKVDFEPAQLKENLEALLAALKKAKPASAKGTFMKKVTISTTMGAGVTVEQGSLEIA; encoded by the coding sequence ATGGCAAAGCTTACTAAACGCATGCGCGTGATCCGTGAAAAAGTTGATTCGACTCAAAACTACGAAATCAACGAAGCTGTAGCACTTCTTAAAGAACTAGCGACGGTTAAGTTCGTTGAGAGTGTAGACGTTGCTGTTAACCTAGGCATTGATGCTCGTAAATCAGATCAAAACGTTCGTGGTGCAACTGTACTACCACACGGTACTGGTCGTGAAGTTCGTGTTGCTGTGTTCACTCAAGGTGCAAACGCAGAAGCGGCTAAAGAAGCTGGCGCTGAACTTGTAGGTATGGACGATTTAGCTGCTCAAGTTAAAGCTGGCGAAATGAACTTCGACGTAGTAGTTGCTTCTCCAGATGCAATGCGCGTTGTTGGTCAACTAGGTCAAATCTTAGGTCCACGTGGTCTAATGCCTAACCCTAAGACTGGTACTGTTACGCCTAACGTTGCTGAAGCGGTTAAGAATGCGAAAGCAGGTCAAATCCGTTACCGCAACGACAAGAACGGTATCATCCACACTACCATCGGTAAAGTGGACTTCGAACCAGCTCAATTGAAAGAGAACCTAGAAGCGCTATTGGCTGCTCTTAAGAAAGCAAAGCCTGCTTCTGCAAAAGGTACCTTCATGAAGAAAGTTACTATCTCAACCACTATGGGTGCAGGTGTAACAGTAGAGCAAGGTTCTTTAGAAATCGCTTAA
- the rplJ gene encoding 50S ribosomal protein L10 — MALNLEDKKAIVAEVNEVAKGALSAVVADSRGVTVGDMTGLRKAARENNVYLRVVRNTLARRAVEGTDYECLSESFTGPTLIAFSNEHPGAAARLLKDFAKEQDNFEVKGAAFEGDFIPATDIDRLAKLPTYEEALAQLMMTLKEASAGKMVRTLAALRDQKEEAAA, encoded by the coding sequence ATGGCATTAAATCTCGAAGACAAGAAAGCGATTGTTGCTGAAGTCAACGAAGTTGCCAAAGGTGCGCTATCTGCAGTTGTAGCCGATTCACGCGGTGTAACTGTAGGTGATATGACTGGTTTACGTAAAGCCGCTCGCGAAAACAACGTTTACTTACGTGTTGTTCGTAACACGTTAGCACGTCGCGCGGTAGAAGGTACTGACTATGAGTGCCTAAGCGAAAGCTTTACCGGTCCTACTTTGATTGCTTTCTCTAACGAGCACCCAGGTGCTGCAGCGCGTCTTTTAAAAGACTTCGCTAAAGAGCAAGACAACTTCGAAGTAAAAGGCGCAGCCTTTGAAGGGGATTTCATCCCTGCAACTGATATTGATCGTTTAGCGAAACTGCCGACTTACGAAGAAGCACTAGCACAGTTGATGATGACTCTAAAAGAGGCTTCAGCTGGCAAAATGGTTCGTACACTGGCCGCTCTACGCGATCAAAAAGAAGAAGCTGCAGCATAA
- the rplL gene encoding 50S ribosomal protein L7/L12 → MSITKDQILEAFAEMSVMEVVELIEAMEEKFGVSAAAAVVAGGAGEGAAAEEKTEFDVVLTSHGDNKVAVIKALRGATGLGLKEAKGMAESAPVAVKEGISKEEAEAVAKDLQEAGAQVEIK, encoded by the coding sequence ATGTCTATCACTAAAGATCAAATCTTAGAAGCCTTTGCTGAAATGTCAGTAATGGAAGTTGTTGAACTAATCGAAGCAATGGAAGAGAAGTTCGGCGTATCTGCAGCTGCTGCTGTTGTTGCTGGTGGTGCTGGTGAAGGTGCTGCTGCTGAAGAGAAGACTGAGTTCGACGTAGTTCTTACTTCTCACGGTGACAACAAAGTTGCTGTAATTAAAGCTCTACGTGGCGCAACTGGCCTAGGTCTTAAAGAAGCTAAAGGTATGGCTGAGTCTGCCCCTGTTGCTGTTAAAGAAGGCATCTCTAAAGAAGAAGCTGAAGCAGTAGCTAAAGATCTACAAGAAGCTGGTGCTCAAGTAGAAATCAAGTAA